The following nucleotide sequence is from Ornithodoros turicata isolate Travis chromosome 2, ASM3712646v1, whole genome shotgun sequence.
TCCTACGATCTTCGAAGAAATCAAGAAGATCGGAGACCTCAACTACGGTAGGCGCTCGGGGGTCGATCCGCAAGACTATGTTACGAAGTTATGTCAGAACATGCAGGTGTATCCGCCGCACCATTATTTCACGGGTGACTGTCTCTTGTACGAATACAATACGGATATCATTCAGCGGTGCATGGATCTCATGACTCCAGAGAGAGCCAACGTTATTTTACTGACTTCGCGTTACCGTAAGCGGGCATCTGTGATTCAGGTGGAGCCGTACTTGCAGTCCAAGTACACGATGGATGAAGTACCAGACGAGTGGAAGAAAGAATGGTCTAATATTCCGCGCGATCCTTACTTTCGCATTCCTGGCACGAACAAGTACATCGCTACTGACTTTAGCATCAAGAGTGAGACAGAGCACCTGTCTGATCTTCCGATAAAGCTACATGACGATGAACGTTATCGGCTCTGGTACAAGTTTGGCGGGAACTTTGAAGATCCAAAAGCGTGCCTCTACTTTCATTTCATCTCGCCGCTGCCGCAGGCATCGCCCGAAAATGGAATTATGTTGGCTCTGTTCGTGGACATCCTCCAGCACAATATGAGGCAAGAAACCGCAGCTGCTCGACGCGCTTCTTTGGAATCTCTAGTGTACGTAAGCTGGACAGGTCTTGTAATTCAAGTTTCTGGATTTGTGGAAAAACTCCCACTGTTGTTCGACGTCATCCTGGACCACGTGTGCCGTTTCGAAACCAGGGAAGACCACTTCGAGAGCGTTAAAGACGACCTGTACCGATATTACTACAACGTCTTCGCGAAGCCATCCCGACTGGCAGACGACGTCCGCATATCGATTCTTCGCCAAAATTATTGGACCACTGTTGAAAAGAGAGCGCTGGTTAAAGGAATAACTTTATCATCGTTGAACAGGTTCGTGGAAGAATTTCGAAGTAAGATGCACATCGAGGGTTTCGCTCAGGGGAACCTGACCTCTGCAGAAGCTCTCAACGTGGCCGAGAGGATGGTAAAGAAACTAGAATGCAAGCCATTGGCACCGGCGGACATCCCGCAACCACGAGTCATGCAGCTTCCCGTCGACAGCAATTACTGTCGCGTTGCCACGTTCAACATCAGGGATTCGAGTTCTGTGGTCACCAACTACTACCAGAAAGGCTTAGGGGACGTCACTCAGCACGCCCTAGCATCGCTCATGATCGATTTCATGGAGGGACCATGCTTCGACGTTCTCCGCACCAAGGCTCAGGTTGGCTATGACGTCAGTTGTCACAACAAGAACACGTTCGGCGTCGTAGGTTTCGCAATCACCGTGACCTTCTCTGCCAAAAAATTCGCGTGTACTTTCGTCGACGAAGAGATCGAGGCGTTCCTCCGCAAATTCTCGGCGAAGATTCAGCAGATGACTGACAAGCAATTTCAGAGCAGAGTACAGTCACTGATGAAACGAAAGAGTGTTTCAGACTTTACCCTGAAGGACGAGGCTGACCTGTACTGGGAAGAGATAACGTCGGCAGGGTACGTCTTCGACAGGCTCACGCAAGAGGTTGAGTTTCTCAAGACCTTGAGCTCTGATGATTTCAAGGGATGGTGCATCAGCCTTTTGCCGTTCAACAGCCAGGGAGGTGGCGCACACCGACGCAAGTTGTCCATACAGGTCGTGGGATCGGGAGAGGCTGCTCTGGCAGAGTCCCGGTCACTCAGCTCGGGGCTGCTTGATACGCAGTCTTCCAGTGGGACAGACATGGATGCCGTCACTGATACGTCTGCATTTTACCGAGGCCAGGAGCTTCACCCCTGGATTCCACGGAAGGGCAAGCGCAGTACAAAGGCGGGCGTGTCCAGTTCCAGTAGCGAAGACATGATATACTGTCTTCAATACATGGAACCAGCGGGTGCGAGCAAACAAGAGTTCATAACAGACGTGGCCAAGTTTAAGCAGCAGCTGTCAGTCTGCGCTCCCGTCAACCCAATGTCAGGGATCCCTGCGAACATGTAACCTGgacagaattttttttattcaatTTGATACGCAAATTAGAAATATAATCTGGTCTGTGTGTTTGCATGCGGATAACATGCCCTATGTGCGAGTAGCACGTTGACTACCGTATGGCAGTGCATATTACACAGCAGTATGTCTTACATTAAACAATTTAACCATCATGCTCCTTGCTCCTTATTTTGGTGATTTATTCCAAATCTTTCCATGGCACGAAAATAATTTCCTTGTGTCCCTTCCCGATCAGCGGCAACACAAGCAGCGAAATGCCTTCAGAGTGGTATGTAAAACTGCGGCTCTGGCTCTGTACAAGTAAGCTTTCGGTACCTAGGTGGACATAGGTACTTTCGTTAGGTCTTGCTACTCAGGAAGTCTTAAGCATTAAGGGCCGAATGGCACTACTTGGTTTTACAGTACAAGCTGGCTAAATGCCATTGCATGCGCTGATAAGCGATGGCCACGGCGAAGAAACTGTAGTTGCGATTTTTGTGAGACGCTGCATATAGGTGATGCACATGTTGCTCTGTCCGGTGAACAGGGATCCTCGAACACACATCGTCACTTCGTCAGGATATTCTCCTGCTTAATGAGCGCTTGGGGTCTATTTCAGGGAATGTACGCTATCAGTGGACGCAGTGGGTC
It contains:
- the LOC135386242 gene encoding nardilysin-like, translating into MESSRTANNVLPYKVIRLDNGLTAVLVSEISPLPTSLPSLPSCSSPGTSNRELSAPESKTSLQIDNLPLTRELLTGAHGSARSREHIDVGYDQHGRPELDRRQSLKSDVPAAAALCVGVGSFHEPENLQGLAHLLEHAVVLGNKKYPNEDDCYSYLSLHGGSANAHTFRETTVFSMDVQQENLAQALDMFANIFIEPLLRVESMDRELEGLQNEYLLELSSDSCRMQQLLGNLSCEGHPMRKFVCGNLDTLKKGPAKANIDVNAAMRTFFEEHYCPEKMTLAVRSRHPLEELEEIVTKSFSAIPARCAKQVELNCKNLSMDAQFPRERFSYILYKMQPVRKACKLSVTWALPSMIQEYKTKPIEYIAWLVGHEDAGSILAYLRERGWALNLFAGNTGSSFEQTSLYSLFNIYVSLTDEGLKNVKRVLTVIFGYLAMVCKLGPDPTIFEEIKKIGDLNYGRRSGVDPQDYVTKLCQNMQVYPPHHYFTGDCLLYEYNTDIIQRCMDLMTPERANVILLTSRYRKRASVIQVEPYLQSKYTMDEVPDEWKKEWSNIPRDPYFRIPGTNKYIATDFSIKSETEHLSDLPIKLHDDERYRLWYKFGGNFEDPKACLYFHFISPLPQASPENGIMLALFVDILQHNMRQETAAARRASLESLVYVSWTGLVIQVSGFVEKLPLLFDVILDHVCRFETREDHFESVKDDLYRYYYNVFAKPSRLADDVRISILRQNYWTTVEKRALVKGITLSSLNRFVEEFRSKMHIEGFAQGNLTSAEALNVAERMVKKLECKPLAPADIPQPRVMQLPVDSNYCRVATFNIRDSSSVVTNYYQKGLGDVTQHALASLMIDFMEGPCFDVLRTKAQVGYDVSCHNKNTFGVVGFAITVTFSAKKFACTFVDEEIEAFLRKFSAKIQQMTDKQFQSRVQSLMKRKSVSDFTLKDEADLYWEEITSAGYVFDRLTQEVEFLKTLSSDDFKGWCISLLPFNSQGGGAHRRKLSIQVVGSGEAALAESRSLSSGLLDTQSSSGTDMDAVTDTSAFYRGQELHPWIPRKGKRSTKAGVSSSSSEDMIYCLQYMEPAGASKQEFITDVAKFKQQLSVCAPVNPMSGIPANM